Proteins found in one Coleofasciculus sp. FACHB-1120 genomic segment:
- a CDS encoding SDR family oxidoreductase: protein MASTVLITGASQGIGKATALLFAQKGYDLVMAARQADRLEAAAQEVRSLGRKALAVPTDVRDPEQVKTLVQKALEEYGTIDVLINNAGLYISGPADSFSLDDWHQTIDLNLWGYIHTIHALLPHFLERKQGTIVNLSSIGGKVPVPYLVPYNTSKFAVTGLTEALHSELAPKGIHVCGIYPNLIKSSLMERAIFGGKNVEDAQARRDQLNQVLSTPVVEKPEDVAKAIWEAVKHQRAEVLVGSANLSEASYSMFPGFMQWVFRKTFQLKDKEA, encoded by the coding sequence ATGGCTTCCACGGTACTAATTACGGGTGCTTCTCAGGGCATCGGCAAAGCAACGGCTCTCTTGTTTGCCCAGAAAGGATATGACCTGGTAATGGCGGCACGTCAGGCTGACCGCTTGGAAGCAGCGGCACAGGAAGTGCGATCGCTTGGTCGAAAAGCTCTAGCCGTTCCTACGGATGTCAGAGACCCGGAGCAGGTAAAAACCCTGGTTCAGAAGGCGCTGGAAGAATATGGCACTATCGATGTGCTGATCAATAATGCAGGTCTCTATATATCAGGGCCAGCAGATTCTTTCTCCCTAGACGATTGGCATCAGACAATAGACCTCAACCTTTGGGGATATATTCATACGATTCACGCCCTATTACCTCATTTTCTGGAGCGAAAACAGGGCACGATTGTAAATCTGAGTTCCATCGGCGGCAAAGTCCCCGTTCCTTATCTTGTGCCTTACAATACCAGCAAGTTTGCGGTAACTGGATTAACCGAAGCGCTGCACTCGGAACTTGCACCCAAAGGTATTCATGTTTGTGGGATTTACCCGAATTTAATCAAGAGTAGTTTGATGGAACGGGCAATCTTTGGCGGTAAGAATGTAGAAGATGCCCAAGCGCGTCGAGATCAGCTCAATCAGGTGCTGAGTACCCCAGTGGTGGAGAAGCCGGAGGATGTAGCAAAGGCAATTTGGGAGGCGGTGAAGCATCAGCGAGCTGAGGTTTTAGTCGGTTCCGCTAATTTATCGGAAGCCTCTTATAGTATGTTTCCTGGCTTCATGCAGTGGGTGTTTCGGAAAACCTTCCAGCTCAAAGATAAGGAAGCCTAG
- the crtW gene encoding beta-carotene ketolase CrtW, with protein MIQLEHAPPQQAKLPKIERSENPIIGLLIAFTIIGIWASSLVFLISLDWSQIPTVWRIPAIIWQMFLYTGLFITAHDAMHGVVFPENRKINNLIGSFVLLLYGFFSFNELLKKHGVHHQHPASEVDPDFHNSQHKNFFAWYFHFMKGYWSWKRLFALMAFYNLIAFTLPIPELNLTLFWVIPSILSSVQLFFFGTFLPHREPQEGYKDPHRAKTNALPVFWSFITCYHFGYHEEHHEYPHLPWWQLPEAYKMNQTAST; from the coding sequence ATGATCCAGCTCGAACACGCACCTCCGCAACAAGCGAAACTTCCAAAAATAGAAAGAAGTGAAAATCCAATTATTGGACTTTTAATTGCTTTTACTATTATTGGCATCTGGGCAAGCAGTCTAGTTTTCTTAATTTCCCTTGACTGGTCGCAAATTCCTACGGTGTGGAGAATCCCCGCCATTATTTGGCAAATGTTTCTTTATACAGGATTATTCATTACCGCTCATGATGCAATGCATGGAGTGGTATTTCCTGAAAACCGTAAGATTAATAACTTGATAGGTTCATTCGTATTATTGTTATATGGCTTCTTTTCTTTTAACGAGTTATTGAAAAAGCATGGGGTACATCACCAGCACCCAGCAAGCGAAGTCGATCCAGATTTTCATAACAGTCAGCATAAAAACTTTTTTGCCTGGTACTTTCACTTTATGAAAGGTTATTGGAGCTGGAAACGCTTGTTCGCTTTAATGGCTTTCTATAACCTGATTGCTTTCACCCTGCCGATCCCAGAATTGAATTTGACTTTGTTTTGGGTGATTCCTTCAATTTTGAGTTCGGTACAATTATTCTTTTTCGGCACCTTCCTACCTCATCGAGAGCCACAAGAGGGTTATAAAGATCCTCATCGCGCCAAAACTAATGCTCTGCCCGTTTTCTGGTCATTTATCACCTGTTATCATTTTGGCTACCACGAGGAACATCACGAATATCCGCATCTTCCTTGGTGGCAACTACCAGAAGCTTACAAAATGAATCAAACAGCTTCTACTTAG
- a CDS encoding chlorophyll a/b-binding protein, producing MQSPTDLPTVTTAYNGKDRNAFLFGWNPQAELWNGRLAMIGFLAYLLWDLAGYSVVRDVLHLVAYTR from the coding sequence ATGCAAAGCCCTACTGATTTACCAACTGTTACTACCGCCTACAATGGCAAAGACCGCAATGCCTTTCTGTTTGGCTGGAATCCCCAAGCTGAGCTATGGAACGGACGCTTGGCGATGATCGGCTTTTTGGCTTACCTACTTTGGGATCTAGCAGGCTACAGCGTCGTTCGGGACGTGCTGCACCTGGTTGCCTATACCCGCTAA
- a CDS encoding CHAT domain-containing tetratricopeptide repeat protein — MFPQKPENLNSQKGVYLFWAAVLSLLAPFYLLPPLSAASERENILKNPQPQGDEDFISGVRASVRKSLQTSRTEKAAITKQVVKPDPVTIDNRSETSDRQSASEFNADKLLQLGIRQHQTGQFQEALKSLQRSLNLYQEIGSRTGEANVLLNIGETYFTLGQYLRSLAFYYQTLDILQAIGDQPGAAKVLDNLGNAYFYLGDEKQAKDFRDSAQKLRQEIGNPKREAAFLGNVGIAHESEGEYPEAIALYQEQLAAARESRNPNAVLDSLNNLAEAYRTLGQYPQAIDFYQQQLLIAQKSGNATEEGYFLNSIADAFEAQGQYPEAIEVRRQQVAIAQKSGDAALQLIALNNLAKAYQNGGQFEQAIALYQEPLAAARKTGDRLAEGTALNNLAFALLKSGKPEEAKETLLNSVKTWDAIRANLGSTNRYLDAQTTTYQRLQQVLIAQKQPIAALEMAEQGRIRSIVDLLRLRLSTEPVGSGLKPAPKKLTFPTIEEIKKIAKQENATLVEYSIIPDEGLYVWVIPPSGEVMFRRIELGAQNTIFPVSSIENVIAKIPESLGLQAPANSPKPTAAEAATTGNATSSSAKAPIIQPKPLLQLHQLLIKPIADLLPEDPNARVIFIPQKEMFRIPFAALVDVYGNYLIDKHTILTAPAIQVLALTKEQRGKTSGGNRLVVGNPVMPRIAPALGQAPKALPPLANAEQQALEIADFLKTKSLLIGNQATKAAVLEQMRKAKSVHLGTYAILDDVKRQGVPGAIALAPGGSDNGLLTSAEILESFAQPKGQHLRPELVVFTAVETGKGKTTGDGVIGLSTSLMAAGVPTAIVPLWSAPDAPMGALMSEFYKQLKQNDDKAKALRQAMLKIKQQNPNPKDWAGFTLIGEPR, encoded by the coding sequence AAACCTCCCGTACAGAGAAAGCAGCCATAACGAAACAAGTTGTTAAACCAGATCCCGTCACAATTGATAATCGATCCGAGACATCTGACAGGCAAAGCGCTAGCGAATTCAACGCAGACAAACTGCTGCAACTAGGAATTCGACAGCATCAAACGGGACAATTTCAAGAAGCCTTAAAGTCTTTGCAAAGGTCACTCAACCTCTACCAAGAAATCGGTTCGCGCACGGGTGAAGCAAATGTTCTGTTGAATATTGGCGAAACCTACTTCACTTTAGGGCAATATTTGCGATCGCTTGCATTCTACTACCAGACCTTAGACATTCTGCAAGCCATTGGCGATCAACCGGGTGCGGCTAAGGTATTGGATAATTTGGGCAATGCTTACTTCTATCTGGGGGATGAAAAACAAGCGAAAGATTTTCGCGATTCAGCGCAAAAGCTGAGACAAGAAATCGGCAACCCAAAACGAGAAGCAGCTTTTTTAGGCAATGTGGGAATCGCTCACGAATCAGAGGGAGAATATCCAGAAGCGATCGCACTTTACCAAGAACAGCTAGCGGCGGCAAGAGAAAGCCGCAATCCCAACGCAGTGCTGGATTCTCTCAATAACCTGGCAGAAGCTTATCGCACCTTGGGACAATATCCCCAAGCGATTGACTTTTATCAGCAGCAGTTGCTAATTGCTCAGAAAAGCGGCAACGCCACGGAAGAAGGTTATTTTCTCAACAGCATTGCGGATGCTTTCGAGGCGCAGGGGCAATATCCAGAAGCGATTGAAGTCAGAAGACAACAAGTTGCGATCGCTCAAAAAAGTGGTGACGCCGCTTTGCAACTCATCGCCCTGAATAATTTGGCAAAAGCTTACCAAAATGGGGGGCAATTTGAGCAAGCGATCGCACTGTATCAAGAACCGCTGGCGGCGGCAAGGAAAACAGGCGATCGCTTGGCAGAAGGGACGGCGCTGAATAATTTGGCATTTGCGCTTCTAAAATCAGGTAAACCAGAAGAAGCCAAAGAAACCCTACTCAATTCAGTTAAAACTTGGGACGCGATCCGCGCCAACTTAGGCAGCACCAATCGCTATTTGGACGCGCAAACAACGACTTATCAGCGCTTACAACAAGTTTTAATTGCTCAAAAACAGCCGATTGCCGCCTTAGAAATGGCTGAACAAGGGCGGATCAGGTCGATTGTCGATTTACTGCGGCTGCGGTTATCTACCGAACCCGTGGGATCGGGTTTAAAACCCGCACCGAAGAAACTGACTTTTCCCACGATTGAAGAAATTAAAAAAATCGCCAAACAAGAAAACGCCACACTCGTTGAATATTCGATTATTCCCGATGAAGGACTTTATGTTTGGGTGATTCCGCCTAGTGGGGAAGTGATGTTTCGGCGCATCGAACTCGGTGCCCAAAACACAATTTTTCCCGTCTCTTCCATCGAAAATGTAATTGCCAAGATTCCTGAATCTCTAGGATTACAAGCGCCTGCCAATTCTCCGAAACCCACAGCGGCAGAAGCAGCGACAACAGGTAATGCAACTTCCTCATCGGCAAAAGCGCCAATCATTCAGCCAAAACCGTTGCTGCAACTGCATCAACTATTAATTAAACCAATTGCCGATTTATTGCCAGAAGATCCAAACGCCCGTGTTATCTTCATTCCGCAAAAAGAAATGTTTCGGATTCCGTTTGCGGCTTTAGTGGATGTTTATGGCAACTACCTGATTGATAAACATACCATCTTGACAGCACCGGCAATTCAGGTACTTGCTTTAACCAAAGAGCAACGAGGAAAAACTTCTGGGGGCAATCGTCTGGTGGTCGGAAATCCCGTGATGCCGAGAATTGCACCAGCACTGGGACAGGCACCAAAAGCGTTACCGCCGCTAGCAAATGCAGAACAGCAAGCCTTAGAAATCGCTGATTTTCTCAAGACAAAATCTTTGCTAATTGGCAACCAGGCGACAAAGGCGGCGGTTTTGGAACAGATGCGGAAAGCTAAAAGCGTCCATCTCGGAACTTATGCAATTCTGGATGATGTGAAGCGTCAAGGTGTCCCCGGTGCGATCGCACTTGCTCCCGGTGGTTCAGATAATGGTTTACTTACTTCTGCGGAAATTCTGGAATCTTTCGCGCAACCCAAAGGGCAACACCTGCGTCCTGAATTAGTCGTTTTCACTGCTGTTGAAACCGGCAAGGGTAAAACAACTGGCGATGGGGTAATTGGTTTGTCTACTTCTCTAATGGCAGCAGGTGTTCCGACTGCGATCGTGCCTTTGTGGTCTGCGCCAGATGCTCCCATGGGTGCGTTAATGAGTGAATTTTACAAGCAGTTGAAGCAGAACGACGATAAAGCCAAAGCCTTGCGCCAAGCCATGCTCAAAATCAAGCAACAAAATCCCAATCCTAAAGACTGGGCAGGATTCACGTTAATTGGAGAACCCAGATAA